From a region of the Corallococcus coralloides DSM 2259 genome:
- a CDS encoding IS630 family transposase: protein MKKRALPQGRQQLRIRSRDRRRLIRWGEKTGCPLTLRRCLAVVKVSSGQSRAQAARELWCATSTVVSAVQHYQQSGREGLRDGRAQNGRRKVDERFLQTLCRVLEGTPQQSGWRRTTWTRELLGREVERRGQVHVSAATMGRALASVGAKRRRPRPVVRCPWPARRRQRCLWQLKCRAAHARPDEPVLFEDEMDVHLNPKIGPDWTLPGQRREVVTPGNNQKRYVAGALDASTARMTWVQGEKKTSALFIDLVRAVDAAYPRARRLHFILDNAATHSSKKTKKALEAMGERLVLHFLPPYCPEGNRIERVWWDVHANVTRNHRCKKMEALMAEVDAYLDARNSQKTASPILRAAPARRAA, encoded by the coding sequence ATGAAGAAGCGAGCCCTGCCTCAGGGAAGGCAACAGCTGCGGATACGCAGTCGTGACCGCAGGCGGCTGATTCGCTGGGGCGAGAAGACTGGCTGCCCGCTCACCCTGCGGCGGTGCCTGGCGGTAGTGAAGGTGTCCAGTGGCCAGTCACGCGCGCAGGCCGCACGAGAGCTTTGGTGCGCCACGTCCACGGTCGTGTCCGCAGTCCAGCACTACCAGCAGTCAGGGCGAGAAGGCCTTCGAGACGGGCGCGCTCAGAATGGTCGGCGCAAGGTGGACGAGCGCTTTCTGCAGACGCTGTGCAGGGTGCTGGAAGGCACACCCCAGCAGAGCGGCTGGCGGCGCACCACCTGGACGCGAGAGTTGCTGGGACGCGAGGTGGAAAGGCGCGGCCAGGTGCATGTCTCGGCCGCGACGATGGGACGTGCCTTGGCCTCGGTGGGGGCCAAGAGAAGGCGTCCTCGTCCCGTGGTGCGCTGCCCCTGGCCTGCGCGTCGACGTCAGCGGTGCCTCTGGCAACTGAAGTGCCGGGCGGCCCATGCGCGGCCAGACGAGCCCGTCCTTTTCGAGGATGAGATGGACGTGCACCTCAACCCGAAAATCGGCCCGGACTGGACGCTGCCAGGGCAGAGGCGCGAAGTGGTGACGCCCGGCAACAACCAGAAGCGTTACGTGGCCGGAGCCCTGGATGCGAGCACGGCCCGAATGACGTGGGTGCAGGGCGAGAAGAAGACGAGTGCCCTCTTCATCGACCTGGTGCGTGCTGTCGACGCCGCCTACCCAAGGGCCAGGCGCCTACACTTCATCCTCGACAATGCCGCCACCCACTCCAGCAAGAAGACGAAGAAGGCGCTGGAGGCAATGGGGGAGAGGCTGGTGCTGCACTTCCTGCCGCCGTACTGCCCCGAGGGCAACCGCATCGAGCGCGTTTGGTGGGACGTGCATGCCAACGTCACTCGCAACCACCGCTGCAAGAAGATGGAGGCGCTCATGGCCGAGGTAGACGCCTACCTTGACGCACGCAACTCGCAGAAGACGGCCAGCCCCATACTGCGCGCCGCTCCTGCTCGACGCGCAGCTTGA